From a region of the Tenggerimyces flavus genome:
- a CDS encoding ABC transporter substrate-binding protein, producing the protein MATSRTGPKLVAAFVILAALVLAGCGGNGGGASASSGGTSTLKWGSSLPTSWDPVTSSTGNDINTISLVYASLTQLDQEGNAKPGLAESWKYNADGTAVTFTLRPDLKFSDDTPLDAEAVKASLLRGKTQENSLLKDQLATIKNITVESPTEVTLHLVQPDYQVPNLLAGKTGSIVSPTAVKADVDAIPTKPVGAGPFKFESFVPESHAILVKNPTYWQANDVHIDRFELSTGTDSATVIQAVQTGALDVASISGDQIEQAKAAGLQIDVIDTLGVSQVDVHNGKEPLTDPKVVEALKYAIDRKELIDVLNKGIGDVAYQPFPKGYVAYNPELDGIFAYNPTKAKQLLADAGYAPGELKIQVTVNSSGESRAELVQDQLKRVGVESTIKLVPPGSSTWQKEVYLGRNAQFALDGTVGRESPVQNLTVVYGPQGLMNVSRTASKEFLAALDKVRNTPLDDPAYPKILQEAVKIGVLQSPSFSLSTSPRIVVRNPKISPLPHYLSQFRWEGVKVSSPSK; encoded by the coding sequence ATGGCAACATCGCGCACCGGGCCCAAGCTCGTCGCTGCGTTCGTGATCCTCGCGGCCCTCGTCCTCGCGGGCTGCGGGGGCAATGGTGGCGGGGCGAGCGCGAGCTCCGGCGGGACCTCGACGCTCAAGTGGGGCTCCAGCCTGCCGACGTCCTGGGACCCGGTCACCTCGAGTACCGGCAACGACATCAACACGATCAGCCTCGTCTACGCATCGCTCACCCAGCTCGACCAGGAGGGCAACGCGAAGCCCGGCCTCGCCGAGTCGTGGAAGTACAACGCCGACGGCACCGCGGTGACGTTCACCTTGCGTCCCGACCTGAAGTTCTCCGACGACACACCGCTGGACGCGGAGGCTGTCAAGGCCAGCTTGCTCCGAGGCAAGACGCAGGAGAACTCGCTGCTCAAGGACCAGCTCGCGACGATCAAGAACATCACGGTCGAGAGCCCGACAGAGGTCACGTTGCACCTCGTCCAGCCCGACTACCAGGTGCCGAACCTGCTCGCGGGCAAGACCGGCTCCATCGTCAGCCCGACCGCGGTCAAGGCGGACGTGGACGCGATCCCGACCAAGCCCGTGGGTGCCGGGCCGTTCAAGTTCGAGAGCTTCGTGCCCGAGTCGCACGCCATCCTGGTGAAGAATCCCACGTACTGGCAGGCGAACGACGTTCACATCGACCGGTTCGAGCTCAGCACCGGCACCGACTCGGCGACCGTGATCCAGGCGGTACAGACCGGCGCGCTCGACGTGGCCTCCATCAGCGGCGACCAGATCGAGCAGGCGAAGGCCGCCGGCCTGCAGATCGACGTCATCGACACACTCGGCGTCAGCCAGGTCGACGTGCACAACGGGAAGGAGCCGCTCACCGACCCGAAGGTGGTCGAGGCGCTCAAGTACGCGATCGACCGCAAGGAGCTCATCGACGTTCTGAACAAGGGCATCGGCGATGTCGCGTACCAGCCGTTCCCCAAGGGCTATGTCGCGTACAACCCCGAGCTCGACGGCATCTTCGCGTACAACCCGACGAAGGCGAAGCAGCTCCTCGCCGACGCCGGCTACGCGCCCGGCGAGCTGAAGATCCAGGTCACGGTGAACTCCTCCGGAGAGAGCCGCGCCGAGCTCGTCCAGGACCAGCTCAAGCGCGTCGGCGTCGAGTCCACGATCAAGCTCGTGCCGCCAGGCTCGTCGACCTGGCAGAAGGAGGTCTACCTCGGCCGCAACGCGCAGTTCGCGCTGGACGGAACGGTCGGCCGCGAGTCGCCGGTGCAGAACCTGACCGTCGTGTACGGCCCGCAGGGCTTGATGAACGTCAGCCGTACGGCCTCGAAGGAGTTCCTCGCCGCGCTCGACAAGGTGCGCAACACCCCGCTCGACGATCCCGCCTATCCGAAGATTCTCCAGGAGGCCGTGAAGATCGGCGTCCTCCAGTCTCCGAGCTTCTCGCTGAGCACCTCGCCGCGGATCGTCGTGCGCAACCCGAAGATCTCACCGCTCCCGCACTACCTCTCGCAGTTCCGCTGGGAGGGGGTGAAGGTCTCATCGCCGTCGAAGTAG
- a CDS encoding ABC transporter permease, protein MGRTVAVVVPVFVFATFITYALGAVSDLSPAGLLLGDAATPEAVAKVDAQFGLDRPVVVQYLDWLGGILRGDLGVSWFNSISVTDQIFQRLEISASVAGLALLIGVVFGTLLGVLAAIFQGSWFDRTVTAFCTVISTLPAFVMAIGLIVVFCILIPLVPSAGYVSPSVSVSQWLSLIVLPATALSLDTVSDLARQLRTGLVSAYQENYVVGAVVRGLSRRRVLFVHVLRNGAGPAVTILGMRVPSLLGGAVVTESIFGMAGYGRFAAEGALRGDVPVVQGTLVVAVVLVLGFNLLVNTALLRLRPAALRGT, encoded by the coding sequence CTGGGACGGACCGTCGCCGTCGTCGTGCCGGTGTTCGTGTTCGCCACGTTCATCACGTACGCGCTTGGCGCGGTCAGCGACCTCAGCCCGGCCGGGCTGCTGCTCGGCGACGCGGCCACGCCCGAGGCCGTCGCCAAGGTCGACGCGCAGTTCGGGCTCGACCGGCCGGTCGTGGTGCAGTACCTCGACTGGCTGGGCGGGATCCTGCGTGGTGACCTCGGGGTGTCGTGGTTCAACAGCATCAGCGTCACCGACCAGATCTTCCAGCGGCTCGAGATCAGCGCGTCGGTGGCCGGCCTCGCGCTGCTGATCGGCGTGGTGTTCGGCACCCTGCTCGGCGTCCTCGCCGCGATCTTCCAGGGCAGCTGGTTCGACCGTACGGTGACGGCGTTCTGCACGGTGATCTCGACGCTGCCCGCGTTCGTGATGGCGATCGGGCTGATCGTGGTGTTCTGCATCCTGATCCCGCTCGTACCGTCGGCGGGGTACGTGTCGCCGTCGGTCTCCGTCAGCCAGTGGCTCTCGCTGATCGTGCTGCCGGCGACCGCGCTCAGCCTGGACACGGTCTCCGACCTCGCGCGGCAGCTGCGCACGGGCCTGGTCTCGGCGTACCAGGAGAACTACGTGGTCGGCGCCGTCGTGCGTGGGCTCAGCCGGCGCCGCGTGCTGTTCGTCCACGTGCTCCGCAACGGCGCGGGACCGGCGGTCACGATCCTCGGCATGCGCGTCCCGTCGCTGCTCGGAGGCGCGGTCGTGACCGAGAGCATCTTCGGCATGGCGGGCTACGGCCGGTTCGCCGCCGAGGGTGCGCTGCGCGGCGATGTTCCTGTCGTACAGGGGACTCTGGTCGTCGCAGTCGTGCTCGTGCTGGGGTTCAACCTGCTTGTCAACACGGCCTTGCTTCGGCTGCGACCGGCCGCGCTGAGGGGGACCTGA
- a CDS encoding ABC transporter permease encodes MLRLPLGRVCLGVLAVVALLAILGPVIAPYDPIAQDLKAILQGPSAQHWLGTDNLGRDLLSRLLAGSTLSIVAAIEAVALGLVLGVVPGLLSVYLGRTFEWITLRLMDSFITLPFLVFAIAMTALLGNGLHQAMLAVGILVSPGFYRVTRAAALPVASSQYVEAARLVGASSAFLLRRHVWPKVAPAIAVATANMLGGGLVIVSSLTFLGIGIRPPEPTWGGMLATDLQYLFQRPYGPFIPAFLIMVTVGAFNGLADALRDVSGQSGRAMLAKRERSHA; translated from the coding sequence GTGCTCAGGCTCCCGCTCGGACGTGTCTGCCTGGGGGTGCTCGCGGTCGTCGCGCTGCTCGCGATCCTCGGGCCGGTGATCGCGCCGTACGACCCCATTGCCCAAGACCTGAAGGCGATTCTGCAAGGTCCGTCGGCACAGCACTGGCTCGGAACGGACAACCTCGGGCGCGATCTACTGAGCCGGCTGCTCGCCGGCTCCACCCTGTCGATCGTCGCGGCGATCGAGGCGGTGGCTCTCGGCCTCGTCCTCGGCGTGGTCCCGGGCCTGCTCTCGGTCTATCTCGGGCGGACGTTCGAGTGGATCACGCTTCGGCTGATGGACAGCTTCATCACGCTGCCGTTCCTGGTGTTCGCGATCGCGATGACCGCGTTGCTGGGCAACGGCCTGCACCAGGCGATGCTCGCCGTCGGGATCCTGGTCTCGCCAGGCTTCTACCGGGTGACTCGAGCCGCCGCGTTGCCAGTCGCGAGCTCGCAGTACGTCGAGGCGGCGCGGCTCGTCGGCGCGTCGTCGGCGTTCCTGCTGCGCCGGCACGTGTGGCCGAAGGTCGCGCCGGCGATCGCCGTGGCGACGGCGAACATGTTGGGTGGAGGCCTGGTGATCGTGTCTTCGCTGACGTTCCTCGGCATCGGCATCCGGCCGCCGGAACCCACCTGGGGCGGGATGCTCGCGACCGACCTGCAGTACCTGTTCCAGCGACCGTACGGCCCGTTCATCCCCGCGTTCCTCATCATGGTCACGGTCGGCGCGTTCAACGGGCTCGCCGACGCCCTGCGGGATGTCTCCGGGCAGTCCGGTCGCGCCATGCTCGCGAAGCGGGAGCGCAGCCATGCCTGA
- a CDS encoding ABC transporter ATP-binding protein encodes MPDTLLSVRDLSVSAGDAQVVREVSFELERGGTLGIVGESGSGKSLTCRSILGILPPGCELGTSAAITFDGVELHTLDYESWLPYRGNRISAVFQDPGSYLNPSIAVGRQLTEVLRVKSRLTRRDARERAVDLLTQMGLRDPARVFKQYPFELSGGMLQRVLIAIAISGEPDLLIADEATTALDVTVQAEVLDLLAELRERIGLALVLVSHDLAVISQVCDNVVVMRAGEIVERGTTADVLRQPRHEYTKALIESHSRYGIEKLRAGEAVRV; translated from the coding sequence ATGCCTGACACCTTGCTGTCCGTCCGCGACCTGTCCGTTTCGGCGGGCGACGCCCAGGTCGTCCGCGAGGTGTCCTTCGAGCTGGAGCGGGGAGGAACGCTCGGCATCGTGGGGGAGTCGGGCAGCGGCAAGTCGCTGACCTGCCGTTCGATCCTCGGCATCCTGCCGCCGGGCTGCGAGCTCGGGACGTCGGCCGCGATCACGTTCGACGGCGTCGAGCTGCACACGCTCGACTACGAGAGCTGGCTGCCGTACCGGGGGAATCGCATCTCCGCGGTGTTCCAGGATCCCGGTTCGTACCTCAACCCCTCCATCGCCGTGGGCCGGCAGCTGACCGAGGTGCTGCGCGTCAAGTCGAGGTTGACGCGACGCGACGCGCGGGAACGGGCGGTCGACCTGCTCACGCAGATGGGGCTCCGCGATCCCGCGCGCGTCTTCAAGCAGTACCCGTTCGAGCTGTCCGGCGGCATGCTGCAACGCGTTCTCATCGCGATCGCCATCTCCGGCGAACCCGACCTGTTGATCGCCGACGAGGCGACGACAGCGCTCGACGTGACGGTGCAGGCCGAGGTGCTCGACCTGCTCGCGGAGCTGCGCGAACGGATCGGGCTGGCGCTCGTTCTCGTCTCGCACGACCTCGCGGTGATCTCCCAGGTCTGCGACAACGTCGTGGTGATGCGCGCCGGCGAGATCGTCGAACGCGGCACGACCGCGGACGTGCTGCGCCAGCCTCGGCACGAGTACACCAAGGCGCTCATCGAGAGTCATTCCCGGTACGGCATCGAGAAGCTCCGGGCAGGGGAGGCCGTCCGTGTCTGA
- a CDS encoding ABC transporter ATP-binding protein: MSEPLLDVTDLAVSLGRGRARREILHGVPLQVGAGEIVGLIGETGSGKTTLARTVLGLNRVDRGSASVLGTDVTRLRGSRLRDFRRRGTVQYVFQDPLQSLDPDVLVADSIGEGLVARGGYPRADVAALVSAALDLVALPTALGARLPGELSGGQRQRVAIARAMVLEPRLLLCDEPVSALDATNRIQILELLTALRRDGGLGMLFISHDLGSVAGITDRIAVLYRGEVVESGPTAQVLNEPTHPYTRLLIGSAPTLNGAGLGRSERQRLRALLDA; the protein is encoded by the coding sequence GTGTCTGAACCCCTGTTGGACGTGACCGACCTCGCGGTGTCGTTGGGCCGTGGCCGCGCGCGCCGGGAGATCCTGCACGGCGTCCCGCTCCAGGTCGGCGCCGGCGAGATCGTCGGGCTGATCGGCGAGACCGGCTCGGGCAAGACGACGCTGGCCCGTACGGTGCTCGGACTCAACCGCGTCGACCGCGGCTCGGCCTCCGTCCTCGGCACGGACGTCACGCGCCTGCGCGGCTCGCGGCTCCGGGACTTCCGGCGGCGCGGAACCGTGCAATACGTGTTCCAGGATCCCCTGCAGAGCCTCGATCCCGACGTCCTGGTCGCCGACTCGATCGGCGAGGGTCTGGTCGCGCGCGGCGGCTACCCGCGGGCCGACGTCGCGGCCCTCGTTTCGGCCGCGCTGGATCTCGTCGCCTTGCCGACTGCGTTGGGAGCACGGCTTCCGGGTGAACTGTCCGGTGGCCAACGGCAGCGCGTCGCGATCGCGCGGGCGATGGTGCTCGAGCCGCGGCTGCTGCTGTGCGACGAGCCGGTCAGCGCGCTGGACGCGACCAACCGGATCCAGATCCTCGAGCTGCTCACCGCGCTGCGGCGCGACGGCGGGCTCGGGATGCTGTTCATCTCGCACGATCTCGGCTCGGTGGCCGGCATCACCGACCGCATCGCGGTCCTGTACCGCGGCGAGGTCGTCGAGTCCGGGCCGACCGCACAGGTCCTCAACGAGCCCACCCATCCGTACACCCGCTTGCTGATCGGGTCGGCGCCGACGTTGAACGGTGCCGGGCTCGGTCGATCCGAACGGCAACGCCTGCGCGCGTTGCTCGATGCCTGA
- a CDS encoding alpha/beta hydrolase, giving the protein MSTETIVPRADALTFRAPEGLLTRGTVVVIPGRGESPASYRRFGARLAADAYEVRVVARPEGDLDAFAATLGDTTASARPLVVVGSDLGAIVASVLVRRQVLAADALVLAALPRAAGAESLSWDDELATRSFCPTYRQVLTDDPTVERGALAADVPAALLDEALAPDNELPHLILTGSSDPIGAADLPAFVHALPRVQHVIVNGAHHDVLNDLQHRSVAAAVVTFLERLRQPDPADAIIRVAHATWTNAD; this is encoded by the coding sequence ATGTCGACCGAGACCATCGTCCCTCGCGCGGACGCGTTGACGTTCCGCGCTCCCGAGGGACTGCTCACCCGCGGCACGGTCGTGGTGATCCCGGGCCGCGGCGAGAGCCCGGCCAGCTACCGCCGGTTCGGCGCGAGGCTGGCCGCCGACGCGTACGAAGTGCGCGTCGTAGCACGTCCGGAGGGCGACCTCGACGCGTTCGCCGCCACCCTCGGGGACACTACTGCCAGCGCCCGTCCGCTGGTCGTCGTCGGCTCGGATCTCGGCGCTATCGTGGCCTCGGTGCTCGTCCGTCGGCAGGTGCTGGCCGCCGATGCGCTCGTGCTGGCGGCGCTGCCGCGCGCGGCTGGAGCGGAGTCCCTGTCATGGGACGACGAGCTGGCGACCCGCTCGTTCTGTCCGACGTACCGGCAAGTGCTCACCGACGACCCCACCGTCGAACGCGGCGCCCTGGCAGCGGACGTCCCAGCCGCGCTGCTCGACGAGGCGCTGGCACCGGACAACGAGCTGCCGCACCTGATCCTGACCGGCTCCTCGGACCCGATCGGCGCCGCAGACCTGCCCGCCTTCGTCCACGCCCTGCCCCGCGTCCAGCACGTCATCGTCAACGGCGCGCACCACGACGTCCTCAACGACCTCCAACACCGCTCCGTCGCCGCGGCCGTCGTGACCTTCCTCGAACGGCTCCGCCAACCAGACCCTGCCGACGCCATCATCCGCGTCGCGCACGCCACCTGGACGAACGCCGACTGA
- a CDS encoding FAD-dependent monooxygenase, which yields MRGSEFDSSEGESRCTVAVVGGGPAGVMLSYLLARAGVAVTLLESHNDFDRRFRGDSIAPSILDYLDLLGLSDPLLAAIPHTRADAFVWSTADRSYRIADYRGTSRKYPFYALVPQGRFLPFIVDQAHRYSGFRLELGARASSLIREPDVADGRVVGVGYAKQGRRHRLRADLVVGADGRNSKIRQLSSITATELGAELDICWYAVPRRVGDPDSSGLGLIAEPGTILAVLGQADSWQVGYTLPAGTFPSLRARGIEPVVSALRRRLPWLDDRLDELVEVGQLSLLPVRITKVDRWSEPGLLLIGDAAHVISPVGGNGINYAILDAAEAGNHLVSPLLAAQGAEQVDPSHLDAATAAVENARRPAVDREQDLQRRIERAAARRLRRGQAAPALALRLATLVPGLARALARRSARALAVPAPSPTILAGRGERSD from the coding sequence ATGCGGGGATCCGAGTTCGACTCCTCCGAGGGAGAGTCGCGGTGCACGGTGGCAGTTGTCGGGGGTGGTCCGGCCGGCGTGATGCTCTCCTACCTGCTGGCCAGAGCAGGTGTCGCGGTGACGTTGTTGGAGTCGCACAACGACTTCGATCGAAGGTTCCGCGGTGACAGCATCGCTCCTTCGATCCTGGACTATCTGGATCTACTCGGACTGTCCGATCCGCTGTTGGCGGCGATACCGCACACCCGGGCGGACGCCTTCGTGTGGAGCACCGCGGACCGCTCCTACCGAATCGCCGACTACCGCGGCACCAGCCGGAAGTACCCGTTCTATGCGCTGGTCCCGCAAGGCAGGTTCCTTCCGTTCATCGTCGACCAGGCTCACCGCTACTCCGGCTTCCGGCTCGAGCTCGGGGCGCGGGCGTCGAGCTTGATCCGCGAACCCGACGTTGCCGATGGCCGGGTCGTCGGCGTCGGGTACGCCAAGCAGGGACGGCGGCATCGGCTGCGCGCAGATCTGGTGGTGGGCGCGGACGGTCGAAACTCCAAGATCCGCCAGCTGTCCTCGATCACGGCGACCGAGCTCGGCGCCGAGCTCGACATCTGTTGGTACGCGGTGCCACGACGCGTCGGTGACCCGGACTCCTCAGGACTCGGGCTCATCGCCGAGCCCGGCACGATTCTGGCCGTGCTCGGGCAGGCCGACAGCTGGCAAGTCGGCTACACCCTCCCGGCCGGCACCTTCCCTTCGCTGCGCGCACGAGGCATCGAGCCCGTCGTCTCCGCGCTGCGACGCAGACTCCCCTGGCTGGACGACCGCCTGGACGAGCTGGTCGAGGTCGGCCAGCTGTCCTTGCTGCCGGTACGGATCACCAAGGTCGACCGCTGGTCCGAGCCGGGCTTGCTTCTGATCGGGGACGCCGCGCACGTCATCTCCCCGGTCGGAGGCAACGGGATCAACTACGCGATCCTCGACGCCGCCGAAGCCGGCAACCACCTCGTGAGTCCGCTGCTCGCTGCCCAGGGTGCCGAGCAGGTCGATCCGTCCCACCTCGACGCGGCGACCGCGGCTGTGGAGAACGCGCGCCGGCCAGCAGTGGATCGTGAGCAGGATCTCCAACGGCGGATCGAACGCGCTGCTGCCCGTCGGCTGCGTCGAGGCCAAGCCGCACCCGCTCTGGCGCTGCGACTGGCCACATTGGTGCCAGGGTTGGCGCGAGCGCTGGCCCGCCGTTCCGCCCGAGCCCTCGCCGTACCCGCTCCGAGCCCAACCATCCTTGCCGGCCGTGGCGAACGATCCGACTAG
- a CDS encoding DUF4397 domain-containing protein encodes MSVRSTHRRQLVRSRQAGLALGLAAGLAALAWAPAAAADTGGEATVSVLHGVPGATVDVYANGKELLAGFEPGTLTDPLQLPAGTYDLKVVAEGAGADGEAVLQADDVAVPADVNVTVVAHLDASGKPVLTPFVNDVSKVDPGKARLTVRHTAAAPAVDVRAGGKPAFEALTNPKEAKADLPAGTISADVVLAGTSTVAIGPADLDLKEGTNTIVYAWGSAEDSNLELAVQTITGLHHSPTGVPGGTGGAASQTGALPWTVWLIGAALIAAVAIGVLRSRVRTRS; translated from the coding sequence ATGTCCGTTCGCTCTACTCATCGCCGCCAGCTGGTCCGCTCCCGTCAGGCGGGGCTGGCTCTTGGGCTGGCTGCCGGGCTGGCCGCGCTCGCCTGGGCGCCGGCCGCGGCCGCCGATACCGGGGGAGAGGCCACCGTCTCGGTGCTGCACGGCGTGCCCGGCGCCACCGTCGACGTGTACGCCAACGGTAAGGAGTTGCTGGCCGGGTTCGAGCCGGGCACCCTCACCGATCCGCTGCAGCTACCAGCGGGAACGTACGACTTGAAGGTCGTCGCCGAGGGTGCGGGCGCCGACGGCGAGGCGGTGCTCCAGGCCGACGACGTCGCGGTCCCGGCGGACGTGAACGTCACTGTCGTCGCGCATCTCGACGCCTCCGGCAAGCCCGTGCTCACGCCATTCGTCAACGACGTCTCGAAGGTTGATCCGGGCAAGGCGAGGTTGACAGTCCGACACACCGCGGCCGCTCCCGCTGTCGACGTTCGCGCCGGCGGCAAACCCGCGTTCGAGGCGCTGACGAATCCGAAGGAGGCCAAGGCCGACCTGCCTGCTGGCACGATCTCCGCCGATGTTGTTCTCGCGGGAACGTCCACCGTGGCGATCGGACCTGCCGACCTCGACCTGAAGGAAGGCACGAACACGATCGTCTACGCCTGGGGTAGCGCTGAGGACTCGAACCTCGAGCTCGCCGTCCAGACCATCACTGGTCTGCACCACAGCCCGACAGGCGTGCCGGGCGGAACGGGCGGTGCCGCGAGCCAGACTGGGGCGTTGCCGTGGACGGTCTGGCTGATCGGTGCGGCTCTCATCGCTGCTGTCGCGATCGGTGTACTCAGGTCGAGAGTCCGCACGCGTTCGTGA
- a CDS encoding class F sortase has translation MAPSRLATATPRVRAHSAAPPRVRRERVPIGVRIVEIGLAVPVDPVGIAESGRFAGQLDLPDDPARLGWYRYGASPSSLAGSVVLGGHLDTRADGIGPLVKLRGLKAGDRIVVTLSGGGSVAYRTKSVTRVAKRAVDTDQLFDRGGPRRLYVITCAGRYVREKGGYQDNLVVMAVPED, from the coding sequence GTGGCACCGTCCCGGCTGGCGACTGCCACGCCGCGGGTACGGGCCCACTCGGCCGCGCCGCCTCGGGTCCGGCGCGAACGAGTTCCGATCGGCGTCCGGATCGTCGAGATCGGACTCGCCGTCCCGGTCGACCCGGTGGGGATCGCGGAGTCGGGCAGGTTCGCCGGGCAGCTGGACCTCCCCGATGATCCGGCCCGGCTGGGCTGGTACAGGTACGGCGCGTCCCCGTCGAGCCTGGCCGGCTCGGTCGTACTCGGCGGCCACCTCGACACCCGCGCCGATGGCATCGGTCCGCTCGTCAAGCTGCGCGGCCTGAAAGCGGGTGACCGCATCGTCGTCACCCTCAGCGGCGGCGGGTCGGTCGCGTACCGCACCAAGTCGGTGACTCGCGTCGCGAAGCGGGCCGTCGACACCGACCAGCTGTTCGATCGGGGCGGACCCCGGCGGCTGTACGTCATCACCTGCGCGGGTCGATATGTCCGCGAGAAGGGCGGCTACCAGGACAATCTCGTCGTCATGGCCGTCCCGGAGGACTGA
- a CDS encoding RNA polymerase sigma factor, producing the protein MTSSPAGDASAADAAARLAKGFADGDEDSLGEAYRRWSPLVYTLALRSLGERADAEDVTQQVFVSAWRGRATYDPGSGPLGAWLTGIARHRIADRHAARARDQRTAAKLATSENPPPAGERPDPVADPLVDRLVLADELDQLEDPRRAILRLAFYEDQTYPQIADRLGLPLGTVKSHIRRGLLFLRARLKEVDQ; encoded by the coding sequence GTGACGTCCAGTCCGGCCGGCGACGCCTCGGCAGCCGATGCGGCAGCCCGACTCGCGAAGGGCTTTGCCGACGGTGACGAGGACAGCCTCGGCGAGGCCTACCGCCGCTGGTCACCGCTCGTCTACACCCTCGCCCTGCGCAGCCTCGGCGAGCGCGCCGATGCCGAAGACGTCACTCAGCAGGTGTTCGTCTCGGCGTGGCGCGGGCGAGCGACGTACGACCCTGGCAGTGGACCCCTCGGCGCCTGGCTGACCGGCATCGCCCGGCACCGGATCGCCGACCGCCACGCTGCCCGGGCCCGCGACCAGCGCACGGCAGCGAAGCTGGCGACCTCCGAAAACCCGCCCCCGGCGGGGGAAAGACCTGACCCGGTCGCCGATCCCCTGGTCGACCGGCTCGTACTCGCCGACGAGCTCGACCAGCTCGAGGACCCGCGCCGAGCCATCCTTAGGCTCGCCTTCTACGAAGATCAGACATACCCGCAGATCGCGGATCGGCTCGGCCTGCCGTTGGGCACGGTCAAGAGCCACATCCGGCGGGGGCTGCTTTTCCTGCGTGCTCGCTTGAAGGAGGTGGACCAGTGA
- a CDS encoding anti-sigma factor, with protein MTHLDAEWLAQWAWDGTPPDTHATDHLRECERCAAELAELRETVRVARTLEPLEAPPGQVWERITVELQPSVAPQERKRRWPRRRTVLLATAAVAAGIVLGVLGSRVLWPTGSPADRVAEARLAPLEGKNGSGVADLLRTDTGLQLRLTADGLPTPTGFYEVWMINQDGRRMVSLGVLEPGGPATFAVPTGLTSQGYTIVDVSLEPFDGQPEHSRDSIIRGTLPN; from the coding sequence GTGACGCACCTCGATGCCGAGTGGCTCGCTCAGTGGGCGTGGGATGGGACGCCTCCGGACACTCACGCCACGGACCACCTCAGGGAGTGCGAACGGTGCGCCGCCGAGCTCGCCGAGCTGCGGGAAACCGTACGTGTCGCCCGGACCCTCGAGCCGCTGGAAGCCCCACCGGGCCAGGTGTGGGAACGCATCACCGTCGAACTCCAACCCTCGGTAGCCCCGCAGGAACGGAAGCGGCGGTGGCCACGGCGCAGAACGGTGCTCCTCGCCACCGCGGCCGTCGCCGCGGGCATCGTGCTCGGCGTCCTCGGATCGCGAGTGCTCTGGCCGACAGGCTCGCCCGCCGATCGCGTCGCCGAAGCACGCCTGGCTCCGCTGGAAGGCAAGAACGGCTCCGGCGTGGCCGACCTGCTCCGCACCGACACCGGCCTGCAGCTGCGACTGACAGCCGACGGTCTCCCGACACCCACGGGCTTCTACGAGGTGTGGATGATCAACCAGGACGGCCGGCGCATGGTGTCACTCGGTGTCCTCGAGCCCGGCGGCCCTGCCACCTTCGCCGTGCCCACCGGCCTGACCAGCCAGGGCTACACCATCGTCGATGTCTCGCTCGAACCGTTCGACGGCCAACCCGAACACTCCCGCGACAGCATCATCCGCGGCACCCTGCCGAACTAG
- a CDS encoding SH3 domain-containing protein, whose protein sequence is MSLVATGAQASEPIMYAGKTTSKVAVRTFPSTYGKRLEVLPKGHTTYIYCKVNGPDVDGNRLWYHTNRWSSEMSWMPARYVANVGPAPKYCAPRPKDGQVTAKPSLTIRATPSQTAKALGTLKYGVQISTICKKNSTVVGGNPRWYQLYDGGWVPARYVQNLNGIVPKFCA, encoded by the coding sequence GTGAGCTTGGTGGCCACCGGTGCCCAGGCGTCAGAGCCGATCATGTATGCGGGAAAGACGACGTCGAAGGTCGCTGTCCGGACGTTCCCGTCCACCTACGGCAAGAGGCTTGAAGTTCTTCCGAAGGGACACACCACGTACATCTACTGCAAGGTCAACGGGCCAGACGTTGACGGCAACCGGCTCTGGTATCACACGAACCGATGGTCCTCGGAGATGTCGTGGATGCCCGCTCGCTACGTCGCCAACGTCGGCCCAGCACCAAAGTACTGCGCCCCACGGCCCAAGGACGGCCAGGTGACCGCGAAGCCGTCGCTCACCATTCGGGCCACGCCGAGCCAGACAGCCAAGGCTTTGGGAACGCTGAAGTACGGCGTTCAGATCTCCACCATCTGCAAGAAGAACAGCACCGTGGTGGGTGGCAACCCTCGGTGGTACCAGCTCTATGACGGCGGCTGGGTGCCGGCCAGGTATGTGCAGAACCTCAACGGCATCGTGCCCAAGTTCTGCGCCTGA